One Gigantopelta aegis isolate Gae_Host chromosome 1, Gae_host_genome, whole genome shotgun sequence genomic region harbors:
- the LOC121367798 gene encoding galactoside alpha-(1,2)-fucosyltransferase 2-like, which translates to MGDPKSSSIMFRLRRNKRKVISVSLVGCLLIFIYTSRTMFYHTFYGKNLAGLIIPREDYSLVNDRQSKTHTQHFVMITYWGRMGNHMFEYGTLVGVAKQNNMTPIIPPDLDLLQHFKLPARRGNKDMLRMYYTYYEEKPAAYFKAVSKLKPFDAFLEGYYQSWKYFSNVRDELIKDHFVFHDSIQKAAAQFISGIRRERKKANAALVGLHVRRGDFVRQKLKGYSVAPVPYFYKAMDYFRRKYKDVLFIIASNDVFWAEDNLDQGPDIVYSHIEDGAVDFAVLCSCQHMVISAGSYSWWAAYMVPGEVIYYKGYPQPNTKIGNLTVREDYYPPHWLPM; encoded by the coding sequence ATGGGTGACCCAAAGAGCTCAAGCATAATGTTCCGACTACGTCGCAACAAGCGGAAAGTCATCAGTGTTTCTCTTGTAGGATGTTTACTTATATTCATTTACACATCTCGTACAATGTTTTATCATACGTTTTACGGAAAAAACTTAGCCGGGTTGATCATTCCCCGAGAAGATTATTCCTTAGTGAATGATAGACAGTCAAAAACTCACACACAACATTTTGTTATGATAACTTATTGGGGCCGGATGGGAAACCACATGTTTGAGTATGGAACTCTGGTCGGTGTGGCCAAACAGAACAACATGACGCCAATAATTCCACCAGATCTGGACCTTCTGCAACATTTTAAACTTCCCGCGCGTCGAGGGAACAAAGATATGCTGAGAATGTACTACACATACTACGAGGAGAAACCTGCAGCCTACTTCAAGGCCGTCTCAAAGCTAAAACCGTTTGATGCTTTCTTGGAAGGTTACTACCAGTCCTGGAAGTACTTCAGTAACGTGCGCGATGAGCTGATCAAagaccattttgtttttcacgaCAGCATCCAGAAAGCTGCCGCTCAGTTTATCAGTGGCATCCggcgagagagaaagaaagcCAACGCCGCACTGGTTGGACTGCATGTCCGTCGAGGAGATTTCGTGAGACAGAAACTGAAGGGCTATTCGGTTGCTCCTGTTCCTTATTTCTACAAAGCTATGGACTACTTCAGGAGGAAGTACAaagatgttttgtttatcataGCCAGTAACGATGTGTTTTGGGCGGAGGACAATCTAGATCAAGGGCCTGACATAGTGTATTCTCACATTGAGGATGGTGCCGTGGACTTTGCTGTGTTGTGCAGCTGTCAGCACATGGTGATATCCGCGGGGTCGTATTCCTGGTGGGCGGCTTACATGGTGCCTGGCGAGGTGATCTACTACAAAGGTTATCCGCAACCAAACACGAAGATAGGAAACCTGACGGTCAGAGAAGACTACTACCCACCACACTGGTTGCCCATGTAG